A genomic stretch from Serratia entomophila includes:
- a CDS encoding MetQ/NlpA family ABC transporter substrate-binding protein codes for MPNNDFEIAKKKRWPWPVGIAALVIIAAAVWHFTARQQQGVQFGSTLQVHFEPAMAGEQRVIEYVGEHIAPDYGLRLQAVGLQDPVQADRAVAQGQYAATVYQHQWWLKQVVDANGFKLTPTLPVFQWAFGIYSDRYKSIAELPDGAEIVVPNDGANQGQALWLLQRIGLIGLDPAIEARTARLKDIRENQRHFNFKELDLLTMPRALNSVDAAIGYVSQFDAGKVPREKGILFPPAPKTFASQLVIGTPYLQDENIRKLQQAFADPRLQAWLKSTDDPLVKGVLVPVSAE; via the coding sequence ATGCCTAATAACGACTTTGAGATAGCGAAAAAGAAACGCTGGCCGTGGCCGGTGGGCATCGCAGCGCTGGTGATTATCGCCGCCGCGGTGTGGCACTTCACCGCCCGCCAGCAGCAAGGGGTGCAGTTCGGCAGCACGCTGCAGGTGCATTTTGAGCCGGCGATGGCCGGAGAACAGCGGGTGATCGAGTACGTCGGCGAGCACATCGCGCCGGATTACGGCCTCCGGCTGCAGGCGGTTGGCCTGCAGGATCCGGTACAGGCCGATCGCGCGGTGGCGCAGGGGCAGTACGCCGCCACCGTCTACCAGCACCAGTGGTGGCTAAAGCAGGTGGTGGACGCCAACGGCTTTAAGCTGACCCCGACGCTGCCGGTGTTTCAGTGGGCGTTCGGCATCTATTCCGACCGCTATAAGTCGATCGCCGAGTTGCCGGACGGTGCGGAGATCGTGGTGCCCAACGACGGCGCCAATCAGGGGCAGGCGTTGTGGTTGCTGCAGCGTATCGGGCTGATCGGGCTGGATCCGGCGATCGAGGCGCGTACCGCCAGGCTGAAAGACATTCGCGAGAACCAGCGCCATTTCAACTTCAAAGAGCTGGATCTGCTGACCATGCCGCGCGCCCTGAACTCGGTGGATGCGGCCATTGGCTACGTGTCGCAGTTCGACGCCGGCAAGGTGCCGCGCGAGAAGGGCATTCTGTTCCCGCCGGCGCCGAAGACCTTCGCCTCGCAGCTGGTGATCGGCACGCCTTATCTGCAGGACGAAAATATTCGCAAGCTGCAGCAGGCGTTCGCCGATCCCAGGCTGCAGGCGTGGCTGAAAAGCACCGACGATCCGCTGGTGAAAGGCGTGCTGGTGCCGGTATCGGCAGAGTAA
- a CDS encoding flavodoxin family protein, which translates to MNTLHHPKRLAVMVGSPRRDGNSAALAQAIIAGAAEAGTLASLHFLDDYISGFLTDERQTPPPGDRYAELFLEHFLPADGAIFCTPVYWYGMSAQSKAFFDRSFSFYSNAYPQAEQVHQRMRGKRIGLAVASEETYPGAALGIVHQIQEFSRYTHSEFVGLVHGAGNQRGEIAHDPRNPLLAARELGREMFTRPYSDYRMDSPRSTQVWPG; encoded by the coding sequence ATGAACACACTTCATCACCCCAAACGCCTTGCCGTCATGGTGGGTAGCCCTCGCCGCGACGGCAACAGCGCCGCGCTGGCGCAGGCGATAATCGCAGGCGCAGCCGAAGCGGGCACCCTCGCCAGTCTGCACTTTCTCGACGACTATATCAGCGGTTTCCTGACCGATGAGCGGCAAACGCCGCCGCCGGGCGATCGCTACGCCGAACTGTTTCTGGAGCATTTTCTGCCGGCCGACGGCGCGATATTTTGCACGCCGGTTTACTGGTACGGCATGTCGGCACAGAGCAAAGCCTTTTTCGATCGCTCGTTCAGCTTTTATTCCAATGCCTACCCGCAGGCGGAACAGGTGCACCAGCGCATGCGCGGCAAGCGCATCGGGCTGGCGGTCGCTTCGGAAGAAACCTACCCCGGCGCGGCGCTGGGCATCGTGCATCAGATCCAGGAGTTCAGCCGCTATACCCATTCCGAGTTCGTCGGGCTGGTGCACGGCGCGGGCAATCAACGGGGTGAAATCGCCCACGACCCACGCAATCCGCTGTTAGCCGCTCGCGAACTGGGGCGAGAGATGTTTACCCGCCCTTATTCCGACTACCGGATGGACAGCCCGCGCAGCACGCAGGTGTGGCCGGGCTGA
- a CDS encoding MFS transporter, translating into MSTLNIDTASPLSAPIGSASDVARLINQRSEKNTHARMIVLLALGGVFLDAYDLTTLSYGIDDVVREFSLSPLLTGVVTSSIMVGTILGNLVGGWLTDKYGRYQVFMADMLFFVVSAIAAGLAPNVWVLIGARFLMGIGVGIDLPVAMAYLAEFSKFTGKANKASRLAAWCPMWYAASSVCFLIIFALYFLLPAEHADWLWRASLIFGAVPALLIIMVRSKFMNESPLWAANQGDLKEAARILRESYGIAAHEAEPNAAKPAPPPKVSFRVLFRKPYRERTLVSSVMNLCISFEYTAIAFFLPSILAQFLGAGVFETISASLGLNVLFAFTGGLLGMRLAWKYPSRHVAIAGFALQFIALIALALIGHPQAAFGVGLAILMLGLWLFAEGFGPGAQMMIYPALSYPTAIRATGVGFGRSLSGIGSALALFILPILQAHFGTDMFWIVSLAAAIPIAFLLAVRFEPTAHDIDELGDRA; encoded by the coding sequence ATGAGTACCTTGAATATTGATACTGCGTCGCCGTTATCTGCGCCCATCGGCTCGGCCAGCGATGTGGCGCGTTTGATTAACCAACGCAGCGAGAAAAATACCCATGCGCGCATGATAGTGCTGTTGGCGCTGGGCGGTGTTTTTCTCGATGCCTATGACCTGACCACGCTGTCTTACGGCATCGATGACGTGGTGCGTGAATTCAGCCTCAGCCCGCTGCTGACCGGGGTGGTGACCTCTTCGATTATGGTCGGCACCATTCTCGGCAACCTGGTCGGCGGCTGGCTGACCGACAAATACGGCCGCTATCAGGTGTTTATGGCCGATATGCTGTTTTTTGTGGTTTCCGCCATCGCCGCCGGGCTGGCGCCCAACGTCTGGGTGCTGATCGGCGCGCGCTTTCTGATGGGTATCGGCGTCGGCATCGATTTGCCGGTGGCGATGGCCTACCTGGCCGAGTTCTCCAAATTCACCGGCAAGGCCAACAAGGCGTCGCGCCTGGCCGCCTGGTGTCCGATGTGGTACGCCGCTTCGTCGGTGTGTTTTCTGATCATCTTCGCGCTCTATTTTCTGCTGCCGGCCGAACATGCCGACTGGCTGTGGCGCGCCTCGCTGATTTTCGGCGCCGTGCCGGCGCTGTTGATCATCATGGTGCGCAGCAAGTTTATGAACGAGTCGCCGCTGTGGGCCGCTAACCAGGGCGATCTGAAAGAGGCGGCGCGCATCCTGCGTGAGTCATACGGCATCGCCGCCCATGAGGCGGAACCTAATGCCGCCAAACCGGCGCCGCCGCCGAAGGTCAGCTTCCGCGTGCTGTTCCGTAAGCCGTACCGCGAGCGCACCCTGGTCTCCAGCGTGATGAACCTGTGCATTTCCTTTGAATACACCGCCATCGCCTTCTTCCTGCCGTCGATTCTGGCGCAGTTTCTCGGTGCCGGGGTGTTTGAAACCATCTCCGCTTCGCTCGGGCTGAACGTGCTGTTCGCCTTTACCGGCGGCCTGCTCGGCATGCGCCTGGCGTGGAAGTATCCGTCGCGCCACGTGGCGATCGCCGGTTTTGCGCTGCAGTTTATCGCGCTGATTGCCCTGGCGTTGATCGGGCATCCGCAGGCGGCGTTCGGCGTCGGGCTGGCGATCCTGATGCTGGGCCTGTGGCTGTTCGCCGAAGGGTTCGGCCCCGGCGCGCAGATGATGATCTACCCGGCGCTGTCTTACCCGACGGCGATCCGCGCCACCGGCGTCGGCTTCGGCCGCTCGCTGTCCGGCATCGGCAGCGCGCTGGCGCTGTTTATTCTGCCGATCCTGCAGGCGCACTTCGGCACCGACATGTTTTGGATTGTTTCGCTGGCGGCGGCTATCCCCATCGCCTTCCTGCTGGCCGTTCGCTTTGAACCGACGGCGCACGACATCGACGAGCTGGGCGACCGCGCTTAA
- a CDS encoding acyl-CoA dehydrogenase family protein, whose product MTQHLLSTGADYPRLAARFRPIFADIAAGAVERELSRTLPHEPIRWLKEAGFGRVRIPREKGGDGASLPQLFALLTELAEADSNLPQALRAHFAFVEDRLNAPDGPERDRWFERFLDGQLVGSGWTEIGDVKLGQVNTRVTPQADGWLLNGEKFYSTGSLFTDWIDVYAERSDNGGAVIALVNVAQPGVERDDDWDGFGQRTTGSGTTRFIDAQVERAHVYDFAERFRYQTAFYQHVLLATLAGIGRAVLRDVGEGVRQRKRVYSHGNAGWVKDDVQIQQVVGQISAWSYAVEATVLKAAASLQQAYEAHRSGDEAQLQALNVAAELDAARAQVIAGEWVQRAAGELFNALGASDTRAGKALDRHWRNARTVSSHNPVIYKARNIGDWEINRHTPTFIWQIGSGG is encoded by the coding sequence ATGACGCAACATCTGTTATCCACCGGAGCAGACTACCCACGGCTGGCCGCGCGTTTTCGGCCGATCTTCGCCGACATCGCCGCCGGGGCGGTGGAGCGCGAGCTGTCGCGCACGCTGCCGCACGAGCCGATCCGTTGGCTGAAAGAGGCGGGTTTCGGCAGGGTGCGCATCCCGCGTGAAAAGGGCGGCGACGGCGCGTCGCTGCCGCAGCTGTTCGCACTGCTCACCGAACTGGCGGAGGCGGACTCCAACCTGCCGCAGGCGCTGCGGGCGCATTTCGCCTTTGTCGAAGATCGGCTGAATGCGCCGGACGGCCCGGAGCGCGATCGCTGGTTCGAACGCTTTCTCGACGGCCAGCTGGTCGGCAGCGGCTGGACCGAGATTGGCGACGTAAAGCTGGGGCAGGTGAACACCCGGGTAACGCCGCAGGCCGACGGCTGGTTGCTCAACGGCGAGAAGTTTTACAGCACCGGCAGCCTGTTTACCGATTGGATCGACGTGTATGCCGAGCGCAGCGACAACGGCGGCGCGGTGATCGCCCTGGTGAATGTCGCCCAGCCGGGCGTGGAGCGCGACGACGACTGGGACGGATTTGGCCAACGCACTACCGGCAGCGGCACCACGCGTTTTATTGATGCGCAGGTCGAGCGGGCGCACGTCTATGACTTTGCCGAACGCTTCCGCTACCAGACCGCGTTTTACCAGCACGTGCTATTGGCGACGCTGGCGGGGATCGGCCGCGCGGTGCTGCGCGACGTCGGCGAGGGCGTGCGGCAGCGCAAAAGGGTTTACAGCCACGGCAACGCCGGTTGGGTGAAGGACGACGTGCAGATCCAGCAGGTGGTAGGGCAAATCAGCGCCTGGTCCTATGCGGTGGAGGCGACGGTGCTGAAAGCCGCCGCCTCGCTGCAGCAGGCTTACGAGGCGCATAGATCCGGCGATGAAGCGCAGCTGCAGGCGCTTAACGTGGCGGCGGAGCTGGACGCCGCCAGGGCGCAGGTGATTGCCGGGGAATGGGTGCAGCGCGCCGCCGGCGAATTGTTCAATGCGCTGGGCGCTTCGGATACCCGCGCCGGCAAGGCGTTGGATCGCCACTGGCGCAATGCCCGCACGGTTTCTTCGCATAATCCGGTGATCTACAAGGCGCGCAACATCGGCGACTGGGAAATTAACCGCCATACGCCGACCTTTATCTGGCAAATCGGCAGCGGCGGCTGA
- a CDS encoding LysR substrate-binding domain-containing protein yields MFATLPVNALRTFESAARLRSFKLAAAELSVTPTAISHQIKVLEQQLGFVLFERLPRGVRLTEKGERLFAGVHGALLDVSGVLDALRPVPSAGSLCVSVTHSFAALWLVPRLGRFYQAYPHYLVRLEACAEVIDLQQDASVDIAVRYSRARYPALHQAARLEETFGVYAAPGLSAAALQPPALITVKWGDSALYETGWRDWCQAAGVDWWQRRTALRSYDEEHYALQAAVAGQGLVLASSVMVSDLVGNGLLVAHRPEIRVPGAAYSVLCAPGRERHPPVRAFLSWLQQELPH; encoded by the coding sequence ATGTTCGCCACGCTGCCCGTCAACGCGTTACGCACCTTTGAATCCGCCGCGCGGTTGCGCAGCTTTAAGCTGGCGGCCGCGGAGTTGTCGGTGACGCCGACGGCGATATCGCACCAAATCAAAGTGCTGGAACAGCAGCTGGGCTTTGTGCTGTTCGAACGGCTGCCGCGCGGCGTGCGGCTGACGGAGAAGGGCGAGCGGTTGTTTGCCGGCGTTCACGGCGCGCTGCTGGACGTCTCGGGCGTGTTGGATGCGCTGCGCCCGGTACCCAGCGCCGGTTCGCTGTGCGTTTCCGTCACGCATTCTTTCGCCGCGCTGTGGCTGGTGCCGCGGCTGGGGCGTTTTTATCAGGCTTATCCGCATTATCTGGTACGCCTGGAGGCCTGCGCCGAGGTGATCGATCTGCAGCAGGACGCCAGCGTAGACATAGCGGTGCGCTACAGCCGCGCCCGTTATCCCGCTCTGCACCAGGCGGCGCGGCTGGAGGAAACCTTTGGCGTATACGCGGCGCCGGGGCTCTCCGCCGCCGCTCTGCAACCGCCGGCGTTGATTACCGTGAAATGGGGCGATTCGGCCCTGTACGAGACCGGCTGGCGCGACTGGTGCCAGGCCGCCGGCGTTGACTGGTGGCAACGGCGCACGGCGCTGCGCAGCTATGACGAAGAGCATTATGCGCTGCAGGCGGCGGTGGCCGGCCAGGGGCTGGTGTTGGCCAGTTCGGTGATGGTGTCCGACCTGGTGGGCAATGGCCTGCTGGTGGCGCACCGCCCGGAGATCCGCGTGCCGGGCGCCGCCTACAGCGTGCTGTGCGCGCCGGGCCGCGAACGGCATCCGCCGGTGAGGGCGTTTTTAAGCTGGCTGCAGCAGGAGTTGCCGCATTGA
- a CDS encoding methionine ABC transporter ATP-binding protein, with the protein MIEIEGLHKAYRAPDGRRIEVLKGVSLQVPAGSITAVVGPSGAGKSTLAKCVSLLERPGSGSIRVNGQDLSRLSGEALRRERRAIGTVFQSSALLQRKTAWQNIALPLAYLGVVPRDIDKRVKTLLAAVGLADKAAFYPAQLSGGQRQRVGIARALALNPSVLLADEATSGLDPDATGAILSLLKQLRDRYGLSIILITHEMDAVRDAADAVAEIRDGVIVQQGPVRELLAASDSLLGRQLFPLKALASDAALRLQVTYSARQPAAADWISRISRQLDLQIDLLGGHVEVVGGSLAGRLEIAVRFGGGSRSVAELQGELRRLGILAEVLEQPAALQEAV; encoded by the coding sequence CCGCCGTGGTCGGCCCCAGCGGGGCGGGTAAATCGACGCTGGCGAAATGCGTCAGCCTGCTGGAGCGGCCGGGCAGCGGCAGCATCCGGGTGAACGGCCAGGACCTGTCGCGGCTGTCGGGCGAGGCGCTGCGCAGAGAGCGGCGGGCGATAGGCACGGTGTTTCAGTCTTCCGCGCTGCTGCAGCGCAAAACCGCCTGGCAGAATATCGCGCTGCCGTTGGCCTATCTGGGCGTGGTGCCGCGCGATATCGACAAACGGGTAAAGACCCTGCTGGCGGCGGTGGGGCTGGCGGACAAAGCGGCGTTTTACCCGGCGCAGCTGTCCGGCGGCCAGCGCCAGCGGGTCGGCATCGCCCGCGCGCTGGCGCTGAATCCGTCGGTGCTGCTGGCGGACGAGGCCACCTCCGGGCTGGATCCGGACGCCACCGGGGCCATTCTCAGCCTGCTTAAACAGCTGCGCGATCGGTATGGCTTGTCGATCATCCTGATCACCCACGAGATGGACGCGGTGCGCGACGCCGCCGACGCGGTGGCCGAGATCCGCGACGGCGTGATTGTGCAGCAAGGGCCGGTGCGTGAGCTGTTGGCGGCGTCCGATTCCTTGCTGGGCCGCCAGCTGTTCCCGCTGAAGGCGCTGGCGTCCGACGCCGCGCTGCGGCTGCAGGTGACCTATTCCGCCCGCCAGCCGGCGGCCGCCGACTGGATCAGCCGCATCAGCCGCCAACTCGACTTGCAGATCGACCTGCTGGGCGGCCACGTTGAAGTGGTGGGCGGCAGCCTGGCCGGGCGGTTGGAAATTGCGGTGCGTTTTGGCGGCGGCTCGCGTTCGGTGGCCGAACTGCAGGGCGAGCTGCGGCGGTTGGGCATTCTCGCCGAGGTGCTGGAGCAGCCGGCGGCGTTGCAGGAGGCGGTATGA
- a CDS encoding methionine ABC transporter permease has translation MKNLSDSVMSQDTPWSEIHRLMLPAYGETWLMVGIVMLFVVAIGGAVGVVLFNTSSRGLFPRPALNRTLSWLVNMGRSLPFLVLMAAIIPFTFWLTGTTIGIPAAVIPMIVAGIPFFGRLVENALRELPPEVTAVGLVSGGSTWQIVTRAQLSEALPAIVAAITLNVISMIEYSAIAGTIGAGGIGYLAVVYGYQRFDNHIMIATIVVLIATIQLIQFIGDRLVAALRHHQETF, from the coding sequence ATGAAAAATCTGTCCGACAGCGTGATGAGCCAGGACACCCCCTGGAGCGAGATCCATCGGCTGATGCTGCCGGCCTACGGCGAAACCTGGCTGATGGTCGGCATCGTAATGCTGTTTGTGGTGGCGATCGGCGGCGCCGTCGGGGTGGTGTTGTTCAACACCTCGTCGCGCGGCTTGTTTCCGCGCCCGGCGCTGAATCGCACGCTGAGCTGGTTGGTGAACATGGGCCGCTCGCTGCCGTTTCTGGTGCTGATGGCGGCGATTATTCCGTTCACCTTCTGGTTGACCGGCACCACCATCGGCATTCCGGCGGCGGTGATCCCGATGATAGTCGCCGGCATTCCGTTCTTCGGCCGGCTGGTGGAGAACGCGCTGCGCGAACTGCCGCCGGAGGTGACGGCGGTGGGGCTGGTGTCCGGCGGTTCGACCTGGCAGATAGTTACCCGGGCGCAGCTCAGCGAGGCGCTGCCGGCGATCGTCGCCGCCATCACGCTGAACGTCATCTCGATGATCGAATATTCGGCCATCGCCGGCACCATAGGCGCGGGCGGCATCGGTTATCTGGCGGTGGTGTACGGCTACCAGCGTTTCGACAATCACATCATGATCGCCACCATTGTAGTGCTGATCGCCACCATTCAGCTGATTCAGTTTATTGGCGACCGCCTGGTCGCCGCGTTGCGTCATCATCAGGAAACCTTTTAA